A section of the Chryseobacterium scophthalmum genome encodes:
- a CDS encoding ABC transporter permease/M1 family aminopeptidase: MLYEFFIFEIKYRLKRPETYFFFLLLFLFSTVGVKFVFEGIDLGLVKKNSPLVIAKSMGAITGLSMIIASMIMGVPILRDFQYDVTSLIYINSISKKDYLLGRYLGSLVVLIFIFSALLWGMMLGEFMPWNDPKEFMPFQFMNYLQPFSWVVLPTLFFGSAVFFATGALTKNLMVVYTQGVVIFVLFMLTKGITNENLQAVFDPFSLTTLTKATKGWSVADRNTLFIPVSGIMLLNKIFWIAVGLSVLAIAYIKFKLVVVNEKAFHKKHRQKVKPLAVAFTKTIPKVTPVYHIRAQFAQLLLNAWFHSVSILKLISFWAIILCCFVIILINSLSLGTSYGVDSYPTTYFIIEELREMSIYFFMIILVFYSGEIMWKEKDVKLDLIHDATPLSSLVNVGSRFLGLLLIYAIVMLSLIVAGMLFQTLNGYYRYELDVYFFGFFLELLPFLALYTFAAMFFQALTGNKFMGMLATIAFAIINVAIGIFGWEHALLNFGGQALATYSDMNGYGHFLTAYLLVKTYWVLFGMLLLISASILMVKGNETGLIKRWTSGLKQMGKALRTFSLVCLMLFIGVGSYIFYNTNVLNEFWTKSEQVDFRAGYEKTLKQFEYKPQPKITDIKLKVDLFPSQRAYQISGCYVVKNTSQVPIREIHVQKLLESNVALTDVSFDRKVTINNRHKKYHYTIYLLSQALAPGDTMKMNFKQTLQSKGFETDNSAIDVVDNGTFFDNAVLPSFGYQKKYELQDEDDRKDFGLPPRLAKAKRDDVRELMNARSGSDSDGTTLDIVIGTEAPQTALTSDNLVAHWNKDGRHYFHYKTNQKVINFYPIVSGNYEVMRDTCIPSGNTSKKPVDLEIYYHKGHEYNLNRMMESMKMSLNYYSKHFSPYQYKQLRIVEFPRYRTFAQSLPGIIPFSEAIGFVMDIDDKKDVDMVHYVTAHEVAHQWWGLQLEAANVQGQNMILETLAQYSAIMVLKEKYPDEKVKQFLKFQLDEYEEAKLKSSKKESPLALVENEEHIYYNKGALAMYKLQQQIGEENVNLALQHFINDWHSFNNPKKQDRYATTVELIQYFREVTPASKQYVITELFEQVNSMKWHRSK; encoded by the coding sequence ATGCTATACGAATTTTTCATATTCGAAATTAAATACCGATTGAAGCGACCTGAAACGTATTTTTTCTTTTTGCTTCTATTTTTGTTCTCAACAGTAGGCGTTAAATTTGTTTTTGAGGGAATAGATTTAGGACTGGTGAAGAAGAATTCTCCATTGGTGATTGCTAAATCTATGGGCGCAATCACGGGATTATCTATGATTATTGCATCAATGATAATGGGTGTTCCTATACTGCGTGATTTTCAGTATGATGTTACTTCACTAATCTATATTAATTCAATCTCAAAAAAAGATTACCTATTGGGCCGCTATTTAGGCTCCCTTGTGGTACTGATCTTTATTTTTAGTGCATTGCTTTGGGGTATGATGCTGGGCGAATTTATGCCTTGGAATGATCCAAAGGAATTTATGCCTTTTCAATTTATGAATTACCTGCAACCCTTTTCGTGGGTTGTTTTACCCACTCTTTTTTTTGGTTCTGCTGTATTTTTTGCAACGGGCGCACTCACTAAAAACTTGATGGTGGTGTACACGCAGGGAGTGGTCATTTTTGTGTTGTTTATGCTTACCAAAGGTATTACTAACGAGAACCTGCAGGCTGTATTCGATCCCTTTTCTCTTACTACTTTAACCAAGGCCACCAAAGGCTGGTCGGTAGCCGACAGAAATACCCTATTTATTCCGGTATCTGGCATTATGTTGCTTAACAAAATCTTCTGGATAGCTGTAGGCCTTTCAGTATTGGCTATTGCCTACATCAAGTTTAAATTAGTGGTGGTAAATGAAAAAGCTTTCCATAAAAAGCATCGGCAAAAAGTTAAACCCTTAGCAGTTGCTTTTACTAAAACCATACCCAAAGTTACGCCTGTTTACCATATTAGGGCTCAGTTTGCACAGTTGTTACTCAATGCCTGGTTTCATAGCGTATCCATTCTTAAACTCATTTCATTTTGGGCCATTATTCTGTGTTGCTTTGTGATTATTCTTATCAATTCTTTAAGCCTGGGCACTTCTTATGGCGTGGATAGTTATCCAACTACCTATTTCATAATCGAAGAATTGCGGGAGATGTCTATCTACTTCTTCATGATTATCTTAGTCTTTTATTCGGGTGAAATCATGTGGAAGGAAAAGGACGTAAAGCTTGACCTTATTCATGATGCCACGCCACTCTCTAGTCTTGTGAATGTAGGCAGCAGATTTCTGGGATTACTGCTCATCTATGCCATTGTAATGCTTTCACTTATTGTTGCTGGTATGTTGTTTCAAACCTTAAACGGCTATTACCGCTACGAATTGGATGTCTATTTCTTCGGCTTCTTCTTGGAGTTACTTCCATTTTTAGCCTTGTACACCTTTGCGGCCATGTTCTTTCAAGCACTTACCGGCAACAAATTTATGGGCATGCTGGCTACCATTGCGTTTGCCATTATCAATGTAGCCATTGGCATATTTGGTTGGGAACATGCTTTACTCAACTTTGGTGGACAGGCGTTGGCCACCTATTCGGATATGAATGGTTATGGACACTTTTTGACTGCCTATCTCTTGGTGAAAACCTATTGGGTACTCTTTGGTATGCTGCTTTTAATATCTGCTAGTATTTTAATGGTAAAGGGAAATGAAACCGGTTTAATTAAACGATGGACAAGTGGACTAAAGCAAATGGGAAAAGCCTTGAGGACTTTCAGTTTAGTTTGCCTAATGCTTTTTATCGGTGTTGGAAGTTATATTTTTTACAATACCAATGTATTAAATGAGTTTTGGACTAAAAGCGAACAAGTTGATTTTAGGGCCGGATACGAAAAGACATTAAAACAGTTTGAATACAAACCACAGCCAAAAATCACCGACATAAAGCTAAAAGTTGATTTGTTCCCATCTCAAAGAGCCTATCAAATATCAGGTTGCTATGTGGTTAAGAATACATCGCAAGTGCCCATTCGTGAAATTCATGTGCAAAAACTGCTTGAATCGAATGTAGCATTAACCGATGTAAGCTTTGATCGCAAAGTGACAATAAATAACAGGCACAAAAAATATCATTATACCATTTACCTATTGAGCCAAGCTTTAGCTCCTGGTGATACCATGAAAATGAATTTTAAACAAACCTTACAATCCAAGGGTTTTGAAACAGATAATTCTGCTATTGATGTAGTTGATAACGGTACTTTTTTTGACAATGCTGTGTTACCGAGTTTTGGTTATCAGAAAAAATATGAACTGCAGGATGAGGATGATCGAAAAGATTTTGGATTGCCACCGCGATTAGCAAAAGCCAAGCGAGATGATGTTAGAGAATTGATGAATGCACGTAGCGGAAGTGATTCAGACGGTACCACTTTAGATATTGTAATTGGTACAGAAGCACCACAGACAGCGCTTACTTCTGACAATTTAGTGGCTCACTGGAACAAAGATGGTCGCCATTATTTTCACTATAAAACCAATCAAAAGGTCATCAACTTTTATCCCATTGTATCAGGAAACTATGAGGTAATGAGAGACACTTGTATCCCATCCGGTAATACTTCAAAGAAGCCTGTCGATTTAGAGATCTATTACCACAAAGGACATGAGTACAACCTCAATCGTATGATGGAATCTATGAAAATGTCGTTAAATTATTACAGTAAACATTTCAGTCCTTATCAATACAAACAACTGCGTATTGTGGAGTTTCCAAGGTATCGAACATTTGCGCAATCTCTGCCAGGCATCATTCCATTTTCGGAGGCAATCGGTTTTGTGATGGATATTGATGATAAAAAGGATGTAGATATGGTACATTATGTTACTGCGCATGAAGTGGCGCACCAATGGTGGGGTTTACAACTGGAAGCGGCAAACGTACAGGGACAAAATATGATTTTAGAAACACTGGCGCAGTATTCGGCCATAATGGTGCTTAAAGAAAAATACCCGGATGAAAAAGTTAAACAATTTTTGAAGTTCCAACTGGATGAATATGAAGAAGCTAAACTAAAGTCCAGCAAGAAGGAAAGCCCTTTAGCGTTGGTTGAAAATGAAGAACACATCTATTACAACAAAGGAGCACTTGCGATGTACAAATTACAGCAACAAATTGGAGAAGAAAATGTAAACCTAGCATTACAGCATTTTATTAATGATTGGCATTCTTTTAACAATCCGAAAAAGCAAGACCGCTATGCAACTACTGTGGAATTAATTCAGTATTTTCGAGAAGTAACGCCGGCTTCTAAACAATATGTGATAACTGAATTGTTTGAACAAGTAAATAGCATGAAGTGGCACAGGTCAAAATAA
- a CDS encoding S41 family peptidase has product MKGYFKMTLLMLLATLQNVVAQEKNSLQTKEKSEIITSIKTHLAESYIDLDLSRKMITELDKNLKSNTYDKITSPTEFSKIITEDLQSVSKDLHLKVRFEPERIAQEKLVVSEEKKLEAEKKMAMQMAEINYGFTEAKILDGNIGYLNLRTFADTKYAEETATATMNFLSNTNAIIIDLRTNGGGVPSMMQLLSSYFFDETPVLLSDFYERKTDTKTQLYSLTSLAGKRSANKPIYILTSKQTFSAAEAFAYTLKHLDKAVVVGEITAGGANRTKRINLNDEFTISVPYIKSIHPITKTNWEGKGVQPDIKTNEKEAFVYAYLDAIQKTVKSNKNALLNKVGYAFLKEKSVDDAIIVFQENVKMSPNNANVWDSLGEAYFINGDKENALKSYQKALELDPNLSSSKEMVQKLKNH; this is encoded by the coding sequence ATGAAAGGCTATTTTAAAATGACGCTATTAATGCTCTTGGCAACCCTACAAAATGTAGTAGCACAAGAGAAAAACTCATTGCAAACAAAAGAAAAAAGTGAGATTATAACTTCAATAAAAACGCATCTTGCAGAATCCTATATCGATTTAGATCTATCCAGAAAAATGATAACTGAGCTGGATAAGAATTTGAAATCTAATACGTATGATAAAATCACCAGTCCAACTGAATTTTCTAAAATAATAACCGAAGATTTACAAAGTGTGAGTAAAGACTTACACCTTAAAGTTCGATTTGAACCGGAACGCATTGCTCAAGAAAAGCTTGTTGTTTCGGAAGAAAAGAAATTAGAAGCAGAGAAAAAAATGGCGATGCAAATGGCAGAAATTAATTATGGATTTACGGAAGCAAAAATACTGGACGGAAATATTGGCTATTTAAATTTACGCACGTTTGCAGATACAAAATATGCTGAAGAAACCGCAACAGCCACGATGAACTTTTTAAGCAACACCAATGCAATTATAATTGATTTGCGCACAAATGGGGGAGGTGTTCCAAGTATGATGCAATTGTTATCAAGTTATTTCTTTGATGAAACACCAGTTTTATTAAGTGATTTTTATGAAAGAAAAACAGACACAAAAACGCAACTATATTCGTTGACAAGCTTGGCCGGAAAACGAAGTGCGAACAAACCTATTTACATTTTAACGAGCAAGCAAACATTTTCTGCGGCTGAGGCCTTTGCTTACACTTTAAAACATTTAGATAAAGCTGTTGTAGTGGGCGAAATTACAGCTGGAGGTGCCAACCGAACCAAACGAATTAATCTAAACGACGAGTTTACTATTTCGGTTCCGTATATCAAGTCTATTCATCCGATTACAAAAACAAACTGGGAAGGAAAAGGTGTGCAACCAGATATTAAAACAAATGAAAAAGAAGCCTTTGTATATGCTTACCTAGATGCTATCCAAAAAACTGTTAAGAGTAATAAGAATGCTCTTTTAAATAAAGTTGGTTATGCCTTTTTGAAAGAAAAATCTGTTGACGATGCCATCATAGTATTTCAGGAAAACGTGAAAATGTCTCCCAATAATGCTAATGTTTGGGATAGTTTGGGCGAAGCTTATTTTATAAATGGCGATAAAGAAAATGCGCTGAAATCGTACCAAAAAGCATTAGAACTGGATCCAAATTTGTCCTCCTCAAAAGAAATGGTGCAGAAATTAAAAAATCATTAA
- a CDS encoding sensor histidine kinase, with product MMPYFFILTTILIMVLNDVFGGEDGFEIFSLLFFISMAVWMIRWLIIQIKLILRLKKDKTQAELMHLKSQVNPHFFFNTLNNLYGLVELDPAKAQRLILKLSDMMRYSIYEGQNDWVTLADEITYLENYMDLHKMRYHKEITIRFDIDAEDRRVKIMPLLFIIMVENAFKHGVEKLRKDAFVHIRLKATLTYVDFEIENNFDAEEQDGTDGIGLNNLKKRLELVYLNKHELEISTNRADIYKIRLRLTL from the coding sequence ATGATGCCATACTTTTTCATTTTGACCACCATTTTGATTATGGTTCTTAATGATGTTTTTGGAGGTGAAGATGGATTTGAAATTTTCAGTCTCCTGTTTTTTATTTCGATGGCAGTATGGATGATCCGCTGGTTAATTATTCAGATCAAATTGATACTTCGCCTCAAAAAAGACAAAACCCAAGCAGAATTAATGCACTTGAAAAGTCAGGTCAATCCGCACTTTTTTTTCAATACCTTAAACAACTTATATGGACTGGTAGAACTAGACCCCGCAAAAGCACAGCGGTTGATTCTCAAATTATCTGACATGATGCGTTACAGTATTTATGAGGGACAAAATGATTGGGTTACCCTGGCGGATGAGATCACATATCTTGAAAATTACATGGATTTGCATAAAATGCGATATCATAAGGAGATTACTATTCGCTTTGATATAGATGCAGAAGACCGACGTGTTAAAATCATGCCGTTGCTATTTATTATTATGGTTGAAAATGCGTTTAAGCACGGGGTAGAAAAACTTAGGAAAGATGCTTTTGTTCACATTCGCTTAAAGGCTACCTTAACATATGTTGATTTTGAAATTGAAAATAATTTTGATGCCGAGGAGCAAGATGGAACTGATGGTATTGGACTGAATAATTTGAAAAAAAGATTAGAATTGGTTTATTTGAATAAGCATGAATTAGAAATATCTACTAACCGAGCAGATATTTATAAGATTAGATTAAGACTTACTTTATGA
- a CDS encoding LytR/AlgR family response regulator transcription factor, which yields MITKYIIVDDESVAHDIIKKYCSVLPNMQLMQDCYDAIEAIEYLNNNTVDLIFLDLNMPKLKGFEFLKTLSHSPKVIVTTAYKEHALEGYELNIVDYLLKPFSFERFLKAINKTRTDALKTPCITQNTTSKGDQERFFLRTDNQYIQIVIDDIMFVESSGNYIKIVLKEETITIRGKLSTITELIPTLHLVQVHRSFMVVQKHINRIEGNRIFINNYTVPIGKIFKIQIDNLFKK from the coding sequence ATGATTACTAAATACATTATAGTGGATGATGAATCGGTGGCGCATGACATTATCAAAAAATATTGCTCGGTGTTGCCCAATATGCAATTGATGCAAGACTGCTACGATGCCATTGAAGCCATTGAATACCTAAATAATAACACAGTAGATTTAATTTTTCTGGATCTGAATATGCCTAAACTTAAAGGGTTTGAATTTTTAAAAACATTATCTCATTCACCAAAGGTAATTGTTACTACAGCCTATAAAGAGCATGCATTAGAAGGTTATGAATTAAACATTGTTGATTATCTGCTCAAACCCTTTTCATTTGAACGTTTTTTAAAAGCCATCAATAAGACGCGTACCGACGCTCTGAAGACACCATGTATTACGCAAAATACCACTAGCAAAGGAGATCAAGAAAGATTTTTTCTCCGCACTGACAATCAATACATACAAATCGTGATCGATGATATTATGTTTGTAGAGTCTTCGGGCAACTATATTAAAATTGTGCTGAAGGAGGAAACCATCACCATACGAGGCAAATTATCTACTATTACAGAACTAATACCCACTCTGCATCTTGTTCAGGTACATCGATCGTTTATGGTGGTGCAAAAGCACATTAATCGTATAGAAGGCAATCGGATTTTTATAAACAATTATACTGTGCCGATCGGGAAAATTTTCAAGATACAGATAGACAATCTTTTCAAGAAATAA
- a CDS encoding GNAT family N-acetyltransferase has product MQDNDLTICSYSQQYRQEILDVWERAVLATHDFLTPTDFDEIKELVANINFNDFQVFCLTNQNSVLGFIGVADKKVEMLFIDPKYFGQGIGKQLLTFAVEKLNADKVDVNEQNTKALKFYQKFGFETFERTGKDDQGRDYPILRMKLVTVSSGVCDGN; this is encoded by the coding sequence ATGCAAGACAATGATTTAACCATATGTTCTTATAGTCAACAATATCGACAAGAAATTTTGGATGTTTGGGAGCGCGCTGTTCTTGCTACACACGACTTTTTGACCCCAACAGATTTTGATGAAATAAAGGAGTTGGTAGCTAACATCAATTTCAATGATTTTCAAGTCTTTTGCCTGACAAACCAAAACTCGGTATTAGGTTTTATTGGCGTTGCCGACAAGAAAGTTGAAATGCTTTTTATAGATCCCAAATATTTTGGACAGGGGATTGGAAAGCAATTGTTAACTTTTGCAGTTGAAAAGTTAAATGCAGATAAAGTTGATGTGAACGAGCAGAACACAAAAGCACTAAAATTCTATCAAAAATTCGGTTTTGAAACATTTGAGCGAACTGGAAAAGATGACCAAGGCAGAGACTATCCAATATTAAGAATGAAATTAGTTACCGTATCATCCGGAGTATGCGACGGTAACTAA
- a CDS encoding ABC transporter ATP-binding protein, producing MDELIITDLSKTYQNGVKALQNINLQIPIGMFGLLGPNGAGKSTLMRTIATLQEADCGSIQLGSLNTLAQPNELRKVLGYLPQQFGVYPALSPEMLLNHLAVLKGIINKNERKEIIYALLNKVNLYDVRKQKLGEFSGGMKQRFGIAQALLNNPKLLIVDEPTAGLDPVERNRFYNLLSEVGENTIVILSTHIVDDVKELCPRMAIINKGKVVIQGNPLQIMGSLEGRLYEKKIPKNELEQYKNEYQVISDRLYLGNRIVHVISDKHPGNAFKPIEANLEDVYMSQIFNA from the coding sequence ATGGACGAACTAATTATTACTGATCTCTCTAAAACCTACCAAAACGGCGTTAAAGCACTCCAAAACATAAACTTACAAATACCAATAGGCATGTTTGGTCTACTTGGCCCAAATGGCGCTGGAAAATCTACACTAATGAGAACCATAGCAACTTTACAGGAAGCCGACTGTGGAAGTATTCAATTGGGAAGTCTCAATACTTTAGCACAGCCGAATGAATTGCGAAAAGTATTGGGTTATCTGCCACAGCAATTTGGTGTTTACCCGGCCTTATCTCCCGAAATGTTACTGAACCATTTGGCCGTGTTAAAAGGAATTATCAACAAAAATGAGCGTAAAGAAATTATATATGCCTTGCTCAATAAGGTAAACCTGTACGATGTGCGCAAACAAAAACTAGGGGAATTTTCCGGAGGAATGAAGCAACGTTTTGGTATCGCGCAAGCATTGTTAAACAACCCTAAATTGCTGATTGTAGATGAGCCAACTGCAGGATTAGATCCTGTAGAACGCAATCGGTTTTATAACCTGTTAAGTGAGGTGGGCGAAAACACCATTGTAATTCTTTCTACACATATTGTAGATGATGTGAAAGAATTATGCCCTCGGATGGCCATTATTAACAAAGGCAAAGTTGTTATTCAAGGAAACCCCTTACAAATTATGGGAAGCCTTGAAGGACGATTGTATGAAAAAAAGATACCTAAAAACGAACTGGAACAGTATAAAAACGAATATCAGGTCATTAGTGATCGCCTGTATCTAGGAAACCGGATTGTTCATGTGATCAGCGACAAGCATCCTGGTAATGCCTTCAAGCCTATTGAAGCCAACTTGGAAGATGTTTACATGTCTCAAATTTTTAATGCCTAA